The Streptococcus viridans genome includes a window with the following:
- a CDS encoding DUF1827 family protein, protein MKLMNTTNSHATLVKSQLESTDATLVEVYSAGNTDVIFTKAPTHYELLISNKHRAIRETEVEKIREFFLKRKIDLQIIDQSAIKTLYSDKLIEISFPIAK, encoded by the coding sequence ATGAAGCTTATGAATACAACAAATAGTCATGCTACTCTGGTCAAAAGTCAATTAGAAAGTACCGATGCTACCCTTGTTGAGGTCTATTCAGCTGGTAACACCGACGTTATCTTTACCAAAGCTCCTACTCATTACGAATTGCTGATTAGTAACAAACACCGTGCCATTCGTGAAACAGAAGTTGAAAAAATTCGTGAGTTCTTTTTAAAACGCAAGATTGATCTTCAAATCATTGACCAATCTGCTATTAAGACCCTCTACTCTGATAAACTAATTGAAATTTCTTTCCCAATTGCTAAGTAA
- a CDS encoding NUDIX hydrolase — MTVATFGTKEENVNYVNRYGVYAVIPNPAKDKIILVQAPNGAWFLPGGEIEAGEDHFLALERELIEELGFTATIGEYYGQADEYFYSSHRDTHYYNPAYIYEVTDFVEAQKPLEDFNNIAWFPIDEAIDRLKRGSHKWGIKMWKSAQKL; from the coding sequence ATGACTGTTGCAACTTTTGGAACAAAAGAAGAAAATGTTAACTATGTCAATCGTTATGGAGTCTATGCGGTGATTCCAAATCCAGCCAAGGATAAAATCATCCTAGTCCAAGCACCTAATGGAGCTTGGTTCCTACCAGGTGGTGAAATCGAGGCAGGAGAAGATCATTTCTTGGCACTTGAGCGAGAACTGATTGAAGAATTGGGCTTCACTGCGACGATCGGCGAGTATTATGGCCAAGCAGATGAGTACTTTTACTCCAGTCACCGCGACACCCACTACTATAACCCTGCTTATATCTATGAAGTAACTGACTTTGTAGAAGCTCAAAAACCTCTAGAGGATTTCAATAACATTGCTTGGTTCCCAATCGATGAAGCCATTGACAGGTTAAAAAGAGGAAGTCATAAGTGGGGAATCAAAATGTGGAAATCTGCCCAAAAATTGTAA
- a CDS encoding GNAT family N-acetyltransferase, translated as MWYQKEFKELELKEFYEIVQLRLETFVVEQTRIYNDLDAIDLRAIHLFHQDEEGRVDAYARIFETGATIHFGRVAVAKDSRGQGLGKDMVEQILDLCEQRFPGRTTEIEAQEQVVGLYEKLGFQTVSEPFILASPPHVKMIYQK; from the coding sequence ATGTGGTACCAAAAAGAATTTAAAGAACTAGAACTGAAAGAGTTTTACGAGATCGTTCAATTGCGTTTGGAGACCTTTGTCGTGGAACAGACAAGAATCTACAATGATCTTGACGCTATTGATCTTAGAGCTATTCACCTTTTTCATCAAGATGAGGAAGGACGCGTAGATGCCTATGCACGTATCTTTGAGACAGGGGCTACGATTCATTTTGGTCGAGTCGCTGTAGCCAAAGATAGTCGTGGCCAAGGACTGGGAAAAGACATGGTAGAGCAGATTTTGGACCTGTGTGAACAGAGATTTCCTGGGCGGACCACTGAAATTGAGGCCCAAGAACAGGTGGTTGGCTTGTATGAAAAGCTAGGTTTTCAAACGGTGAGCGAGCCCTTTATCTTGGCTTCTCCCCCTCACGTAAAAATGATCTATCAGAAATAA
- the ileS gene encoding isoleucine--tRNA ligase has translation MKLKETLNLGKTEFPMRAGLPTKEPVWQKEWEEAKLYQRRQELNQGKPHFTLHDGPPYANGNIHVGHAMNKISKDIIVRSKSMSGFYAPYIPGWDTHGLPIEQVLAKQGVKRKEMDLVEYLKLCRDYALSQVDKQREDFKRLGVSGDWENPYVTLTPDYEAAQIRVFGEMANKGYIYRGAKPVYWSWSSESALAEAEIEYHDLVSTSLYYANKVKDGKGVLDTDTYIVVWTTTPFTITASRGLTVGADIDYVLVQPAGESRKFVVASELLNSLSEKFGWADVQVLATYRGSELNQIVTEHPWDTAVDELVILGDHVTTDSGTGIVHTAPGFGEDDYNVGVANGLEVAVTVNERGIMMANAGAEFEGQFYDKVVPTVIEKLGDLLLAQEEISHSYPFDWRTKKPIIWRAVPQWFASVSKFRQEILDEIEKVKFHSEWGKVRLYNMIRDRGDWVISRQRAWGVPLPIFYAEDGTPIMTAETIEHVAQLFEEHGSIIWWERDAKDLLPEGFTHPGSPKGEFKKETDIMDVWFDSGSSWNGVVVNRPELKYPADLYLEGSDQYRGWFNSSLITSVANHGVAPYKQILSQGFALDGKGEKMSKSLGNTIAPSDVEKQFGAEILRLWVTSVDSSNDVRISMDILSQVSETYRKIRNTLRFLIANTSDFNPAEDAVTYEELRSVDKYMTIRFNQLVKTIRDAYANFEFLTIYKALVNFINVDLSAFYLDFAKDVVYIEGAKSLERRQMQTVFYDILVKITKLLTPILPHTAEEIWSYLEFEAEDFVQLSELPEAQTFANQEEILDTWAAFMDFRGQAQKALEEARNEKVIGKSLEAHLTVYPNEVVKILLGAVDSNVAQLLIVSELTIAESPAPEGAVAFEDVAFTVERAAGEVCDRCRRIDPSTAERSYHATICDHCASIVEENFADAVAEGFESK, from the coding sequence ATGAAACTCAAAGAAACACTGAATTTAGGTAAGACAGAGTTCCCGATGCGGGCTGGTCTACCTACAAAAGAGCCAGTTTGGCAAAAAGAATGGGAAGAAGCAAAACTTTACCAACGTCGTCAAGAATTGAACCAAGGAAAACCACATTTCACCTTGCATGATGGCCCTCCGTATGCCAACGGGAACATCCACGTAGGACATGCTATGAACAAGATCTCAAAAGATATCATTGTTCGTTCTAAGTCTATGTCAGGCTTTTATGCACCTTACATCCCAGGTTGGGATACTCATGGTTTGCCAATTGAGCAAGTTTTGGCAAAACAAGGTGTTAAACGCAAAGAAATGGACTTGGTTGAATACTTGAAACTTTGCCGTGACTATGCCCTTTCTCAAGTAGATAAACAACGCGAAGATTTTAAGCGCTTGGGTGTTTCAGGTGACTGGGAAAATCCATATGTAACCTTGACGCCTGACTATGAAGCAGCGCAAATCCGTGTCTTCGGTGAAATGGCTAATAAAGGTTATATCTACCGTGGAGCTAAGCCTGTTTACTGGTCTTGGTCATCTGAGTCAGCTCTAGCTGAAGCGGAAATTGAATACCATGACTTGGTTTCTACGTCCCTTTACTATGCCAATAAGGTTAAGGACGGAAAAGGTGTCCTTGATACAGATACTTACATCGTCGTTTGGACAACAACTCCATTCACCATCACGGCTTCTCGTGGTTTGACTGTTGGTGCGGATATTGATTACGTCTTGGTGCAACCAGCTGGCGAATCTCGTAAGTTTGTGGTTGCTTCAGAATTGTTGAACAGCTTGTCTGAGAAATTTGGTTGGGCGGATGTTCAAGTTTTGGCTACTTACCGTGGTTCAGAATTGAACCAAATTGTGACAGAGCACCCATGGGATACAGCAGTAGATGAACTCGTTATCCTTGGCGACCACGTTACAACAGATTCCGGTACTGGTATCGTCCATACAGCCCCTGGTTTTGGTGAGGATGACTACAATGTCGGTGTTGCCAATGGTCTTGAAGTTGCTGTGACTGTTAACGAACGCGGAATCATGATGGCCAATGCAGGTGCAGAGTTCGAAGGTCAATTCTACGACAAGGTAGTGCCAACGGTTATTGAAAAACTTGGTGATTTACTTCTTGCTCAAGAAGAAATCTCTCACTCCTACCCATTTGACTGGCGTACGAAAAAACCAATCATCTGGCGTGCAGTGCCTCAATGGTTTGCCTCTGTCTCAAAATTCCGCCAAGAAATCTTGGACGAAATTGAAAAAGTGAAGTTCCACTCAGAGTGGGGTAAAGTTCGTCTTTACAACATGATCCGTGACCGTGGTGACTGGGTGATTTCTCGTCAACGTGCTTGGGGTGTGCCACTTCCAATCTTCTATGCAGAAGACGGAACACCAATCATGACAGCTGAAACCATCGAGCATGTAGCTCAACTCTTTGAAGAACATGGTTCCATCATCTGGTGGGAACGTGATGCCAAAGACCTCTTGCCAGAAGGATTTACCCATCCAGGTTCACCAAAAGGTGAGTTCAAGAAAGAAACAGACATCATGGATGTATGGTTCGACTCTGGTTCATCGTGGAATGGTGTCGTAGTTAATCGCCCCGAACTTAAATATCCAGCAGACCTCTACCTAGAAGGTTCTGACCAATATCGTGGTTGGTTCAACTCATCTCTCATCACATCTGTGGCTAATCATGGTGTTGCACCATACAAACAAATCTTGTCGCAAGGTTTTGCTTTGGACGGTAAAGGTGAGAAGATGTCTAAATCTCTTGGAAACACCATTGCTCCAAGCGATGTCGAAAAACAATTTGGTGCGGAAATCTTGCGTCTCTGGGTAACCAGTGTAGACTCAAGTAACGACGTGCGTATCTCTATGGATATCTTGAGTCAAGTTTCTGAAACTTACCGTAAGATTCGTAACACCCTTCGCTTCTTGATTGCTAACACATCTGACTTTAATCCAGCTGAGGATGCAGTAACTTACGAAGAACTTCGTTCTGTTGATAAGTACATGACTATCCGCTTTAACCAACTTGTTAAGACCATTCGTGACGCTTATGCAAACTTTGAATTCTTGACCATCTACAAGGCGCTTGTTAACTTTATCAACGTTGATCTGTCAGCCTTCTACCTTGATTTTGCTAAAGATGTTGTCTACATCGAAGGTGCCAAATCTCTTGAACGCCGTCAAATGCAAACAGTCTTCTATGACATCCTTGTCAAAATTACTAAGCTCTTGACGCCAATCCTTCCTCACACTGCGGAAGAAATCTGGTCATATCTTGAGTTTGAAGCTGAAGACTTCGTTCAATTATCAGAATTGCCAGAAGCTCAAACCTTTGCGAACCAAGAAGAAATCTTGGATACCTGGGCAGCCTTCATGGACTTCCGTGGACAAGCTCAAAAAGCCTTGGAAGAAGCACGTAATGAAAAAGTGATTGGTAAATCACTTGAAGCTCACTTGACAGTTTATCCAAATGAAGTGGTGAAGATTCTTCTTGGGGCAGTAGATAGTAATGTTGCTCAACTCTTGATTGTATCAGAATTGACCATTGCAGAAAGTCCAGCTCCAGAAGGTGCAGTGGCCTTCGAAGATGTTGCCTTCACTGTTGAACGTGCAGCTGGTGAAGTTTGTGATCGTTGCCGTCGTATTGATCCAAGTACAGCAGAACGTAGCTACCATGCAACTATCTGCGATCACTGTGCAAGCATCGTCGAAGAAAACTTTGCGGACGCAGTCGCAGAAGGATTTGAATCTAAATAA